The following proteins come from a genomic window of Brevibacillus antibioticus:
- a CDS encoding iron-containing alcohol dehydrogenase — protein MFPFEVSFPTKIYFGIGELERLGQEAKSIGQKALLVTGGNAAKRTGLLERAKALLQEAQVAYLVFDKIEPNPRTATVDAGATLAREHQCDFILAIGGGSVMDASKAIAAAAVSGRPIYDYMRGNPSGSGQLLVPVQEALPIMTVPTVAATGSEANHISVLTHWDTHEKSSINGPALYPKIAILDPSVTFTVPARVTAESCADIFSHLFENYLISAEGTHVQDGISETLIRLVVEHSITAIQQPDHAEARSTLLWASTLGISPFAAGGRGAGMPLHGIEHPLSGIYDMAHGRGLAILSLPYFEQVILQDRPERLARMGRHCFGVTMENEGEAARATIEAVRRWYERMGITERLSDFGVTQQSLAQMAEEAVRIGGRGIGYLPSSRKLNESDVIAIYEACL, from the coding sequence ATGTTTCCATTTGAAGTGTCTTTTCCTACCAAAATTTACTTTGGCATAGGCGAACTGGAACGTTTGGGCCAAGAAGCAAAATCGATAGGCCAAAAAGCATTGCTCGTCACAGGTGGCAATGCGGCCAAACGTACTGGTCTATTAGAACGCGCCAAGGCTCTATTGCAGGAAGCCCAAGTGGCGTATCTTGTTTTTGACAAAATCGAACCGAATCCGCGTACGGCAACGGTTGATGCTGGAGCTACTCTTGCTCGTGAGCATCAGTGTGACTTCATTCTGGCTATCGGTGGCGGCTCCGTAATGGATGCCTCCAAAGCGATTGCGGCGGCAGCCGTTTCCGGACGCCCTATTTACGATTACATGCGGGGAAATCCGAGCGGTTCTGGTCAATTACTGGTACCCGTTCAGGAAGCACTGCCGATCATGACCGTCCCGACAGTAGCCGCTACTGGTTCGGAAGCAAACCATATCAGCGTCCTGACTCATTGGGACACGCATGAAAAATCTTCGATCAACGGTCCAGCACTTTACCCGAAGATTGCCATTCTTGACCCGTCTGTCACCTTTACCGTTCCGGCTCGCGTCACAGCAGAGTCTTGCGCCGATATCTTTTCCCATCTGTTTGAAAACTATTTGATCAGCGCGGAAGGGACCCACGTTCAGGACGGGATTTCCGAAACACTCATTCGACTCGTCGTCGAGCACTCCATCACAGCGATCCAGCAACCAGACCATGCAGAAGCACGATCTACCCTTTTGTGGGCGAGCACGCTGGGCATCAGTCCCTTCGCTGCGGGCGGTCGTGGTGCTGGTATGCCGTTGCACGGAATTGAACACCCGCTGAGCGGAATCTACGATATGGCTCACGGTCGTGGACTAGCGATCCTGTCCCTTCCTTATTTTGAACAGGTGATTTTGCAAGACCGTCCAGAGAGACTAGCCCGTATGGGACGTCATTGTTTTGGTGTTACGATGGAGAACGAGGGCGAAGCAGCACGAGCAACGATTGAAGCCGTGCGCCGTTGGTATGAGCGCATGGGAATCACAGAACGTCTGTCTGACTTCGGTGTGACCCAACAATCGCTGGCCCAAATGGCTGAAGAAGCAGTTCGCATCGGCGGACGCGGAATCGGGTATCTGCCTAGCTCACGAAAATTGAATGAATCCGATGTAATCGCGATCTACGAGGCTTGCTTATAA
- the purQ gene encoding phosphoribosylformylglycinamidine synthase subunit PurQ, giving the protein MRVAVIVFPGSNADVDLFNAVEDVMGVPVDYVWHSDTDLSKYDAILLPGGFSYGDYLRCGAVARFSPVMEQVVKAAEEGKLIMGICNGFQILTEVGLLPGALLRNRSLKFRCKLSELRVENNDTSFTRDFAAGEVIQIPIAHGEGNYFCDEETLAKLKANKQIVFRYHGENPNGSLEDIAGICNERGNVLGMMPHPERAVHSWMTSDDGRRMFTSILKTWREQNSATTHA; this is encoded by the coding sequence ATGCGAGTAGCCGTTATCGTCTTTCCAGGCTCGAACGCCGACGTTGATTTGTTTAACGCAGTTGAAGACGTAATGGGAGTGCCTGTGGATTACGTATGGCATTCCGATACAGATCTTTCTAAATATGATGCAATTCTCTTGCCAGGTGGATTCTCTTATGGAGATTATCTGCGCTGTGGTGCAGTCGCTCGTTTTTCACCCGTCATGGAGCAAGTGGTGAAGGCAGCAGAAGAAGGCAAGCTGATCATGGGAATCTGCAATGGCTTCCAGATCCTGACCGAAGTTGGGCTGTTGCCAGGAGCACTCTTGCGCAACCGTTCACTGAAATTCCGTTGCAAGCTGTCCGAATTGCGTGTGGAAAACAACGATACTTCTTTTACCCGTGATTTCGCGGCAGGGGAAGTCATCCAAATTCCAATCGCGCACGGCGAAGGAAACTACTTCTGTGATGAAGAAACGCTAGCGAAGCTTAAAGCGAACAAGCAGATCGTTTTCCGCTATCATGGCGAGAATCCGAATGGTTCACTGGAAGACATCGCAGGCATTTGTAACGAACGTGGAAACGTACTTGGCATGATGCCTCACCCGGAGCGTGCCGTCCACTCTTGGATGACTTCCGATGACGGACGCCGCATGTTTACCTCGATCCTGAAGACTTGGAGGGAACAGAACAGTGCCACAACTCACGCATAA
- the purC gene encoding phosphoribosylaminoimidazolesuccinocarboxamide synthase — MEKQEQLYEGKAKRIYRTSLPDQYWVEYKDDATAFNGEKRAQITGKGELNNRITAIFFTMLKERGIDNHFVRLLSATEQVVRKVEIIPLEVVVRNIAAGSLAKRLGMEEGTVLPQPVVEFYYKDDALGDPLVNASHIKVLGVASESDQATLERMGLAVNEVLVPYLRERNITLVDFKLEFGKTADGEILLADEISPDTCRFWDSVTNEKLDKDRFRRDLGNVEEAYKEMLTRLGGDVHV, encoded by the coding sequence GTGGAAAAACAGGAACAACTCTACGAAGGTAAGGCGAAACGTATTTATCGGACATCATTGCCTGATCAGTACTGGGTAGAGTACAAAGACGACGCAACAGCATTCAATGGAGAGAAACGGGCGCAAATCACCGGAAAAGGTGAGCTGAACAACCGTATTACGGCAATCTTTTTCACCATGCTGAAGGAGCGGGGCATCGACAACCATTTTGTCCGTCTGCTGTCCGCCACAGAGCAAGTTGTTCGCAAAGTGGAGATTATCCCTTTGGAGGTAGTTGTTCGCAATATCGCAGCAGGCTCATTGGCCAAACGTCTTGGCATGGAAGAGGGAACTGTGCTTCCGCAGCCCGTTGTCGAGTTTTACTACAAGGATGACGCACTGGGAGATCCATTGGTGAATGCCTCCCATATCAAAGTGTTGGGGGTTGCGAGCGAGAGTGACCAAGCGACATTGGAGCGCATGGGTCTTGCTGTAAACGAGGTCCTCGTGCCTTACTTGCGCGAGCGCAACATTACCTTGGTCGATTTCAAACTGGAATTCGGAAAAACAGCGGACGGGGAGATTCTCCTCGCCGATGAAATATCCCCGGATACATGTCGTTTCTGGGATTCGGTAACGAATGAAAAGCTCGACAAAGACCGCTTCCGCCGCGATTTGGGCAATGTGGAGGAAGCTTACAAAGAAATGCTTACGAGACTAGGAGGAGACGTACATGTTTAA
- the purL gene encoding phosphoribosylformylglycinamidine synthase subunit PurL codes for MPQLTHKEPTAEQIADQKLYKEIGLTDEEYQRVVEILGRKPNWTETGLYSVMWSEHCSYKNSKPVLRRFPTKGPRVLQGPGEGAGIVDIGDNQAVVFKIESHNHPSAIEPYQGAATGVGGIIRDVFSMGARPIALLNSLRFGELKSPRVKYLFENVVAGIAGYGNCIGIPTVGGEVNFDPTYEGNPLVNAMCVGLIDHEKIQKGVASGIGNPVIYVGASTGRDGIHGATFASEELTEESEKKRPAVQVGDPFMEKLLLEACLELIDTGIVVGIQDMGAAGLTSSSSEMASKAGNGIEMNLDLVPQREAGMSAYEMMLSESQERMLVVVEKGKEAEAIAIFDKWGLASAVVGKVTEDSKLRLLHQGEVVAEVPVDSLADDAPVYHRPSAVPAYYEANANVDVLAAIQEPKDLNGTLKSLLAQPTVANKAWVYEQYDHIVRANTAVKPGSDAAVVMVRGTRKALAMSTDCNGRYVYLDPKVGGAIAVAESARNVVCSGAEPLAITDCLNFGSPEKPEVFWQFEKSCEGMSEACVALDAPVIGGNVSFYNERSGDAIYPTPTVGMVGLITDVDHITTQDFKNEGDAIILLGETFAELGGSEYQKMATGSISGRPPQIDLTKEAAVQKLILTAIRQGLVNSAHDLSEGGLVVALAESCFGKGVGAQVTLTSELRTDVLLFSESQSRILLSASREQAAAILALAGELGVPAENIGTVGGDRLVVNVNGTEAINASTQEVKAAWKDAIPCLIG; via the coding sequence GTGCCACAACTCACGCATAAAGAACCGACAGCCGAACAAATTGCCGATCAAAAACTGTACAAAGAAATCGGTCTGACTGACGAAGAATATCAGCGTGTCGTAGAAATTCTCGGCCGCAAGCCGAACTGGACCGAGACTGGTCTCTACAGTGTTATGTGGTCGGAGCACTGCTCCTACAAAAACTCCAAGCCTGTCCTACGTCGTTTCCCGACAAAAGGACCTCGCGTTTTGCAAGGACCGGGGGAAGGTGCGGGTATTGTCGACATCGGTGACAATCAGGCGGTTGTTTTCAAAATCGAAAGCCATAACCATCCATCTGCGATCGAGCCGTACCAAGGGGCCGCGACTGGAGTGGGCGGTATCATCCGTGACGTATTCTCGATGGGTGCGCGTCCGATTGCGCTGCTCAACTCGCTTCGATTCGGGGAGCTAAAATCTCCTCGCGTCAAATATTTGTTCGAAAACGTCGTAGCAGGTATCGCAGGCTACGGGAACTGCATCGGGATTCCTACTGTAGGTGGAGAAGTGAATTTCGACCCTACGTATGAAGGAAACCCACTAGTCAACGCTATGTGTGTCGGCTTGATCGACCACGAAAAGATTCAAAAAGGGGTAGCGTCCGGTATCGGCAACCCTGTTATCTACGTTGGCGCAAGCACGGGGCGTGACGGTATTCACGGGGCGACCTTCGCATCCGAAGAGCTCACGGAAGAGTCCGAGAAAAAACGCCCGGCCGTACAAGTCGGCGATCCATTCATGGAAAAGCTCCTGCTGGAAGCGTGCCTGGAGCTGATCGACACGGGTATCGTTGTCGGAATTCAGGACATGGGAGCGGCTGGTTTGACCAGCTCCAGCTCCGAGATGGCGTCTAAGGCGGGCAATGGTATCGAAATGAATCTGGACCTCGTGCCACAGCGCGAAGCTGGCATGTCTGCATACGAAATGATGCTGTCTGAGTCTCAGGAGCGTATGCTCGTCGTCGTGGAAAAAGGCAAAGAGGCAGAAGCGATTGCAATTTTTGACAAATGGGGTTTGGCGTCCGCTGTCGTGGGCAAAGTAACCGAAGACAGCAAGCTACGCTTGTTGCACCAAGGTGAGGTAGTAGCAGAGGTGCCAGTAGACAGCTTGGCTGACGACGCGCCTGTGTACCACCGTCCATCTGCGGTGCCTGCTTACTACGAAGCAAACGCGAATGTAGATGTGCTGGCAGCCATCCAAGAACCGAAAGATCTGAATGGTACGCTGAAAAGCTTGCTGGCTCAGCCAACCGTGGCGAATAAAGCGTGGGTATATGAGCAATATGATCATATCGTGCGTGCAAACACAGCTGTAAAGCCTGGTTCTGACGCTGCTGTTGTCATGGTGCGCGGTACTCGCAAGGCTCTTGCTATGAGTACAGATTGCAACGGTCGCTATGTGTACCTCGATCCAAAAGTGGGCGGTGCCATTGCGGTTGCAGAATCTGCGCGCAACGTGGTCTGCTCCGGTGCAGAGCCGCTGGCGATTACGGACTGCCTGAACTTCGGAAGTCCGGAAAAGCCTGAGGTGTTCTGGCAATTTGAAAAATCGTGCGAGGGCATGAGCGAAGCGTGCGTAGCACTCGATGCTCCGGTCATCGGCGGAAACGTATCTTTTTACAATGAACGCAGCGGTGATGCGATCTATCCAACCCCAACGGTGGGAATGGTCGGCTTGATCACTGATGTTGACCATATTACGACTCAGGATTTCAAAAACGAAGGCGACGCGATCATTCTGTTGGGCGAGACCTTCGCTGAGCTGGGCGGCAGTGAGTATCAAAAGATGGCTACGGGCAGCATTTCCGGACGTCCTCCACAAATCGATCTGACCAAGGAAGCGGCAGTACAAAAGCTGATTCTCACAGCGATTCGCCAAGGTCTGGTGAACTCCGCACACGATCTGTCCGAAGGTGGTCTGGTTGTCGCGCTGGCTGAATCTTGCTTCGGCAAAGGAGTCGGTGCGCAGGTGACTCTTACGTCCGAGCTGCGTACTGATGTGCTCTTGTTCAGTGAATCTCAATCTCGCATCTTGCTCAGTGCTTCTAGAGAGCAAGCGGCGGCGATTCTCGCATTGGCAGGTGAACTTGGCGTACCTGCTGAAAACATCGGTACGGTCGGCGGTGATCGTCTGGTAGTGAACGTGAACGGTACAGAAGCAATCAACGCTTCGACTCAAGAGGTGAAAGCAGCCTGGAAGGATGCGATTCCATGTTTGATCGGTTAA
- the purS gene encoding phosphoribosylformylglycinamidine synthase subunit PurS — protein sequence MFKAVVYVTLRESVLDPQGHAVKGALHTLGFDEVNNARIGKYMELELNTSDRAQAEERVREMCEKLLANTVVEDYRFDIVEG from the coding sequence ATGTTTAAAGCTGTTGTTTATGTAACATTGCGCGAGAGTGTTTTGGACCCGCAAGGACACGCTGTAAAAGGTGCTCTGCACACCTTGGGTTTTGATGAAGTAAACAATGCGCGCATCGGGAAGTACATGGAGCTGGAATTGAACACTTCTGACCGTGCGCAAGCCGAAGAGCGTGTACGTGAAATGTGCGAAAAGCTATTGGCCAATACGGTGGTAGAAGACTATCGCTTTGATATCGTGGAGGGCTAA